The following are from one region of the Trichoplusia ni isolate ovarian cell line Hi5 chromosome 1, tn1, whole genome shotgun sequence genome:
- the LOC113508672 gene encoding protein phosphatase 1 regulatory subunit 12B isoform X4, with translation MTDNRSSSALFKRAEQLKRWEESDTNKQSPTPRRASRVQFSSGIVFLAACTAGDKDEVQRLLKRGADINTANVDGLTALHQACIDDNLDMVEFLVTHGADVNRGDNEGWTPLHATASCGFLSIARYLLENGADVAAVNYDGEVPVDISESDAMADLLQKIIDEKGKGVDCEKSRNAEVDTLLSDARNWAANGYVEVRDLNGGTPLHVAAAKGYIDVAKILLEDCNADPDAFDYEGWTPLHAAALWGQKEAFALLLKYGADPLIKNYSGQTCMDLVDPGMSAWLADALNMQRRMNNNNNKRKRTPPQHEAKGDIEITPQSDKVVNDKQLAIPEIIKTEGKPPRGRPPSPDSTETESSPEEAPSWRRSASFRNRQQDTPRDNNKAANNVVDDTILRRTHSFENDKSFYQRYRDVTARIKASSCPSIPPPQPAGEKKNTQEHTNNATESTNDDVQTRINPTDRRERDVNTWSGPTTTTPNASPTNTTTTTTVRRSFVPPVRDEESETQRKAHAKRVRETRRSTQGVTLDEIKSAEQLVKKKAGNGTTESPSPGAQKKEEAPAAAAPPTAATALPQDNGATARPSGEAAVSLALASVTATATATIAANSERRPSWRLRLDPTNKFELEDAGRASPRTAATAAEATVTLPYRRLPASSNTNTTTSLPKDENRTEFTGEEEKERESSTESKSSSNASPASTQAALNVIQRRRRPKRRSTGVGHVDMDDIVNDRGGGGEGADADTEAPPSGSERTEEGEDKDYKALYEASASEVRRLRALLATSEQQLREARATITRLTQVNQNSLSEIEKREKRAMERKLSEMEEELKQLQKLKAENERLRAENRALTRVVSKLTNSAAK, from the exons GCATGCATAGACGACAACCTGGATATGGTGGAGTTCCTCGTGACCCACGGCGCTGATGTGAACCGTGGAGACAACGAGGGCTGGACTCCTCTGCACGCTACCGCTTCATGCGGCTTTCTCAGCATAGCTAG ATACCTCTTGGAGAACGGTGCGGACGTGGCTGCCGTCAACTACGATGGCGAGGTCCCAGTCGACATCTCCGAGAGCGATGCCATGGCTGACCTGCTACAGAAGATTATCGACGAGAAAGGTAAAG GTGTTGACTGCGAGAAGTCTCGCAATGCCGAAGTGGACACGCTGCTGAGCGACGCCCGTAACTGGGCGGCAAACGGCTACGTCGAAGTCAGGGACCTGAACGGAGGCACCCCGCTTCACGTTGCCGCAGCTAAGGGATACATTGAT GTTGCTAAGATCCTCCTTGAGGATTGCAACGCTGATCCCGATGCATTCGATTATGAGGGCTGGACGCCGCTCCACGCGGCCGCGCTCTGGGGACAGAAGGAAGCCTTCGCGCTCCTACTCAAGTATGGAGCAGATCCTCTCATCAAGAACTACTCA GGCCAGACCTGCATGGACCTAGTCGACCCCGGCATGTCCGCATGGCTCGCGGACGCGCTCAACATGCAGCGCCGCatgaacaacaacaacaacaaacgCAAACGCACGCCGCCGCAGCACGAAGCCAAGGGCGACATCGAGATCACGCCGCAATCCGACAAAGTTGTCAATG ACAAGCAGCTCGCTATCCCGGAGATCATAAAGACGGAGGGCAAGCCGCCGCGGGGCCGGCCGCCGTCGCCGGACTCCACCGAGACCGAGTCCTCGCCCGAAGAGGCTCCCTCTTGGCGCCGATCCGCCTCCTTCCGTAATAGGCAGCAAGATACGCCTA gAGATAATAACAAGGCAGCCAACAACGTAGTCGATGACACCATACTCAGGAGGACACATAGCTTTGAGAACGACAAGAG CTTCTACCAGCGGTATCGTGACGTGACGGCACGCATAAAGGCGTCGTCCTGTCCCTCAATACCGCCACCGCAGCCCGCAGGCGAGAAGAAAAATACTCAAGAACACACTAACAATGCGACAGAGAGTACTAACGACGATGTACAAACAAG AATAAACCCAACGGATAGACGAGAGCGAGACGTGAACACTTGGAGCGGGCCGACGACAACCACGCCCAACGCGAGTCCGACAAACACGACGACTACGACAACCGTCAGAAG GTCGTTCGTTCCTCCCGTCCGAGACGAGGAAAGCGAAACTCAAAGGAAAGCGCACGCGAAACGCGTTCGTGAGACGCGACGATCAACTCAAGGTGTTACGTTGGACGAGATCAAGTCAGCTGAGCAGTTGGTGAAGAAGAAGGCTGGTAATGGCACGACCGAGAGTCCCTCACCCGGGGCCCAGAAGAAGGAGGAGGCGCCAGCGGCCGCCGCGCCCCCGACCGCTGCAACGGCCTTGCCACAAGACAATGGAGCGACG GCGCGCCCGAGCGGTGAGGCGGCGGTGTCGTTAGCGCTGGCGTCCGTGACCGCGACGGCCACCGCCACCATCGCCGCCAACAGCGAGCGCCGCCCCTCGTGGCGGCTAAGACTCGACCCCACTAATAAG TTTGAGCTAGAGGACGCGGGTCGGGCGTCACCGCGCACGGCCGCGACGGCGGCGGAGGCCACCGTCACGCTGCCGTACCGCAGGCTGCCCGCCAGCTCCAACACGAATACCACCACCTCCTTGCCAAAAGACGAGAACAGGACAG AATTCACTGGCGAAGAGGAGAAAGAACGCGAGAGCAGTACCGAGAGCAAGTCGTCGAGCAACGCGTCGCCGGCGAGCACGCAGGCCGCGCTCAACGTCATCCAGCGCCGGCGCCGGCCGAAGCGACGCTCCACCGGCGTCGGACACGTCGATATGGAT GACATTGTAAATGACCGCGGCGGGGGCGGCGAGGGCGCCGACGCGGATACCGAAGCACCACCG TCTGGCAGCGAACGCACAGAGGAGGGCGAAGACAAGGACTACAAGGCGCTGTACGAGGCGTCCGCGAGCGAGGTGCGCCGCCTGCGCGCGCTGCTCGCCACCTCCGAGCAGCAGCTGCGCGAGGCACGCGCCACCATCACCAGGCTCACTCAAGTG AATCAAAACTCGTTGTCTGAAATCGAGAAACGAGAAAAAAGGGCCATGGAAAGGAAATTATCAGAGATGGAGGAAGAATTAAAG CAATTGCAAAAGCTAAAAGCCGAGAACGAAAGGCTGAGGGCTGAGAATCGTGCCCTTACGCGGGTCGTGAGCAAATTGACCAACTCTGCCGCCAAATAG
- the LOC113508672 gene encoding protein phosphatase 1 regulatory subunit 12B isoform X6, giving the protein MTDNRSSSALFKRAEQLKRWEESDTNKQSPTPRRASRVQFSSGIVFLAACTAGDKDEVQRLLKRGADINTANVDGLTALHQACIDDNLDMVEFLVTHGADVNRGDNEGWTPLHATASCGFLSIARYLLENGADVAAVNYDGEVPVDISESDAMADLLQKIIDEKGKGVDCEKSRNAEVDTLLSDARNWAANGYVEVRDLNGGTPLHVAAAKGYIDVAKILLEDCNADPDAFDYEGWTPLHAAALWGQKEAFALLLKYGADPLIKNYSGQTCMDLVDPGMSAWLADALNMQRRMNNNNNKRKRTPPQHEAKGDIEITPQSDKVVNDKQLAIPEIIKTEGKPPRGRPPSPDSTETESSPEEAPSWRRSASFRNRQQDTPRDNNKAANNVVDDTILRRTHSFENDKRINPTDRRERDVNTWSGPTTTTPNASPTNTTTTTTVRSSSESVESNTSNSSPSSTTPTKLSPGNIFKNFFKSFVPPVRDEESETQRKAHAKRVRETRRSTQGVTLDEIKSAEQLVKKKAGNGTTESPSPGAQKKEEAPAAAAPPTAATALPQDNGATARPSGEAAVSLALASVTATATATIAANSERRPSWRLRLDPTNKFELEDAGRASPRTAATAAEATVTLPYRRLPASSNTNTTTSLPKDENRTEFTGEEEKERESSTESKSSSNASPASTQAALNVIQRRRRPKRRSTGVGHVDMDDIVNDRGGGGEGADADTEAPPSGSERTEEGEDKDYKALYEASASEVRRLRALLATSEQQLREARATITRLTQVNQNSLSEIEKREKRAMERKLSEMEEELKQLQKLKAENERLRAENRALTRVVSKLTNSAAK; this is encoded by the exons GCATGCATAGACGACAACCTGGATATGGTGGAGTTCCTCGTGACCCACGGCGCTGATGTGAACCGTGGAGACAACGAGGGCTGGACTCCTCTGCACGCTACCGCTTCATGCGGCTTTCTCAGCATAGCTAG ATACCTCTTGGAGAACGGTGCGGACGTGGCTGCCGTCAACTACGATGGCGAGGTCCCAGTCGACATCTCCGAGAGCGATGCCATGGCTGACCTGCTACAGAAGATTATCGACGAGAAAGGTAAAG GTGTTGACTGCGAGAAGTCTCGCAATGCCGAAGTGGACACGCTGCTGAGCGACGCCCGTAACTGGGCGGCAAACGGCTACGTCGAAGTCAGGGACCTGAACGGAGGCACCCCGCTTCACGTTGCCGCAGCTAAGGGATACATTGAT GTTGCTAAGATCCTCCTTGAGGATTGCAACGCTGATCCCGATGCATTCGATTATGAGGGCTGGACGCCGCTCCACGCGGCCGCGCTCTGGGGACAGAAGGAAGCCTTCGCGCTCCTACTCAAGTATGGAGCAGATCCTCTCATCAAGAACTACTCA GGCCAGACCTGCATGGACCTAGTCGACCCCGGCATGTCCGCATGGCTCGCGGACGCGCTCAACATGCAGCGCCGCatgaacaacaacaacaacaaacgCAAACGCACGCCGCCGCAGCACGAAGCCAAGGGCGACATCGAGATCACGCCGCAATCCGACAAAGTTGTCAATG ACAAGCAGCTCGCTATCCCGGAGATCATAAAGACGGAGGGCAAGCCGCCGCGGGGCCGGCCGCCGTCGCCGGACTCCACCGAGACCGAGTCCTCGCCCGAAGAGGCTCCCTCTTGGCGCCGATCCGCCTCCTTCCGTAATAGGCAGCAAGATACGCCTA gAGATAATAACAAGGCAGCCAACAACGTAGTCGATGACACCATACTCAGGAGGACACATAGCTTTGAGAACGACAAGAG AATAAACCCAACGGATAGACGAGAGCGAGACGTGAACACTTGGAGCGGGCCGACGACAACCACGCCCAACGCGAGTCCGACAAACACGACGACTACGACAACCGTCAGAAG TTCGTCGGAGAGCGTAGAGTCGAACACTAGCAATTCGTCACCGAGCTCGACCACGCCCACCAAATTGTCTCCAGGGAACATATTCAAGAACTTCTTCAA GTCGTTCGTTCCTCCCGTCCGAGACGAGGAAAGCGAAACTCAAAGGAAAGCGCACGCGAAACGCGTTCGTGAGACGCGACGATCAACTCAAGGTGTTACGTTGGACGAGATCAAGTCAGCTGAGCAGTTGGTGAAGAAGAAGGCTGGTAATGGCACGACCGAGAGTCCCTCACCCGGGGCCCAGAAGAAGGAGGAGGCGCCAGCGGCCGCCGCGCCCCCGACCGCTGCAACGGCCTTGCCACAAGACAATGGAGCGACG GCGCGCCCGAGCGGTGAGGCGGCGGTGTCGTTAGCGCTGGCGTCCGTGACCGCGACGGCCACCGCCACCATCGCCGCCAACAGCGAGCGCCGCCCCTCGTGGCGGCTAAGACTCGACCCCACTAATAAG TTTGAGCTAGAGGACGCGGGTCGGGCGTCACCGCGCACGGCCGCGACGGCGGCGGAGGCCACCGTCACGCTGCCGTACCGCAGGCTGCCCGCCAGCTCCAACACGAATACCACCACCTCCTTGCCAAAAGACGAGAACAGGACAG AATTCACTGGCGAAGAGGAGAAAGAACGCGAGAGCAGTACCGAGAGCAAGTCGTCGAGCAACGCGTCGCCGGCGAGCACGCAGGCCGCGCTCAACGTCATCCAGCGCCGGCGCCGGCCGAAGCGACGCTCCACCGGCGTCGGACACGTCGATATGGAT GACATTGTAAATGACCGCGGCGGGGGCGGCGAGGGCGCCGACGCGGATACCGAAGCACCACCG TCTGGCAGCGAACGCACAGAGGAGGGCGAAGACAAGGACTACAAGGCGCTGTACGAGGCGTCCGCGAGCGAGGTGCGCCGCCTGCGCGCGCTGCTCGCCACCTCCGAGCAGCAGCTGCGCGAGGCACGCGCCACCATCACCAGGCTCACTCAAGTG AATCAAAACTCGTTGTCTGAAATCGAGAAACGAGAAAAAAGGGCCATGGAAAGGAAATTATCAGAGATGGAGGAAGAATTAAAG CAATTGCAAAAGCTAAAAGCCGAGAACGAAAGGCTGAGGGCTGAGAATCGTGCCCTTACGCGGGTCGTGAGCAAATTGACCAACTCTGCCGCCAAATAG
- the LOC113508672 gene encoding protein phosphatase 1 regulatory subunit 12B isoform X7, translated as MTDNRSSSALFKRAEQLKRWEESDTNKQSPTPRRASRVQFSSGIVFLAACTAGDKDEVQRLLKRGADINTANVDGLTALHQACIDDNLDMVEFLVTHGADVNRGDNEGWTPLHATASCGFLSIARYLLENGADVAAVNYDGEVPVDISESDAMADLLQKIIDEKGKGVDCEKSRNAEVDTLLSDARNWAANGYVEVRDLNGGTPLHVAAAKGYIDVAKILLEDCNADPDAFDYEGWTPLHAAALWGQKEAFALLLKYGADPLIKNYSGQTCMDLVDPGMSAWLADALNMQRRMNNNNNKRKRTPPQHEAKGDIEITPQSDKVVNGDNNKAANNVVDDTILRRTHSFENDKSFYQRYRDVTARIKASSCPSIPPPQPAGEKKNTQEHTNNATESTNDDVQTRINPTDRRERDVNTWSGPTTTTPNASPTNTTTTTTVRSSSESVESNTSNSSPSSTTPTKLSPGNIFKNFFKSFVPPVRDEESETQRKAHAKRVRETRRSTQGVTLDEIKSAEQLVKKKAGNGTTESPSPGAQKKEEAPAAAAPPTAATALPQDNGATARPSGEAAVSLALASVTATATATIAANSERRPSWRLRLDPTNKFELEDAGRASPRTAATAAEATVTLPYRRLPASSNTNTTTSLPKDENRTEFTGEEEKERESSTESKSSSNASPASTQAALNVIQRRRRPKRRSTGVGHVDMDDIVNDRGGGGEGADADTEAPPSGSERTEEGEDKDYKALYEASASEVRRLRALLATSEQQLREARATITRLTQVNQNSLSEIEKREKRAMERKLSEMEEELKQLQKLKAENERLRAENRALTRVVSKLTNSAAK; from the exons GCATGCATAGACGACAACCTGGATATGGTGGAGTTCCTCGTGACCCACGGCGCTGATGTGAACCGTGGAGACAACGAGGGCTGGACTCCTCTGCACGCTACCGCTTCATGCGGCTTTCTCAGCATAGCTAG ATACCTCTTGGAGAACGGTGCGGACGTGGCTGCCGTCAACTACGATGGCGAGGTCCCAGTCGACATCTCCGAGAGCGATGCCATGGCTGACCTGCTACAGAAGATTATCGACGAGAAAGGTAAAG GTGTTGACTGCGAGAAGTCTCGCAATGCCGAAGTGGACACGCTGCTGAGCGACGCCCGTAACTGGGCGGCAAACGGCTACGTCGAAGTCAGGGACCTGAACGGAGGCACCCCGCTTCACGTTGCCGCAGCTAAGGGATACATTGAT GTTGCTAAGATCCTCCTTGAGGATTGCAACGCTGATCCCGATGCATTCGATTATGAGGGCTGGACGCCGCTCCACGCGGCCGCGCTCTGGGGACAGAAGGAAGCCTTCGCGCTCCTACTCAAGTATGGAGCAGATCCTCTCATCAAGAACTACTCA GGCCAGACCTGCATGGACCTAGTCGACCCCGGCATGTCCGCATGGCTCGCGGACGCGCTCAACATGCAGCGCCGCatgaacaacaacaacaacaaacgCAAACGCACGCCGCCGCAGCACGAAGCCAAGGGCGACATCGAGATCACGCCGCAATCCGACAAAGTTGTCAATG gAGATAATAACAAGGCAGCCAACAACGTAGTCGATGACACCATACTCAGGAGGACACATAGCTTTGAGAACGACAAGAG CTTCTACCAGCGGTATCGTGACGTGACGGCACGCATAAAGGCGTCGTCCTGTCCCTCAATACCGCCACCGCAGCCCGCAGGCGAGAAGAAAAATACTCAAGAACACACTAACAATGCGACAGAGAGTACTAACGACGATGTACAAACAAG AATAAACCCAACGGATAGACGAGAGCGAGACGTGAACACTTGGAGCGGGCCGACGACAACCACGCCCAACGCGAGTCCGACAAACACGACGACTACGACAACCGTCAGAAG TTCGTCGGAGAGCGTAGAGTCGAACACTAGCAATTCGTCACCGAGCTCGACCACGCCCACCAAATTGTCTCCAGGGAACATATTCAAGAACTTCTTCAA GTCGTTCGTTCCTCCCGTCCGAGACGAGGAAAGCGAAACTCAAAGGAAAGCGCACGCGAAACGCGTTCGTGAGACGCGACGATCAACTCAAGGTGTTACGTTGGACGAGATCAAGTCAGCTGAGCAGTTGGTGAAGAAGAAGGCTGGTAATGGCACGACCGAGAGTCCCTCACCCGGGGCCCAGAAGAAGGAGGAGGCGCCAGCGGCCGCCGCGCCCCCGACCGCTGCAACGGCCTTGCCACAAGACAATGGAGCGACG GCGCGCCCGAGCGGTGAGGCGGCGGTGTCGTTAGCGCTGGCGTCCGTGACCGCGACGGCCACCGCCACCATCGCCGCCAACAGCGAGCGCCGCCCCTCGTGGCGGCTAAGACTCGACCCCACTAATAAG TTTGAGCTAGAGGACGCGGGTCGGGCGTCACCGCGCACGGCCGCGACGGCGGCGGAGGCCACCGTCACGCTGCCGTACCGCAGGCTGCCCGCCAGCTCCAACACGAATACCACCACCTCCTTGCCAAAAGACGAGAACAGGACAG AATTCACTGGCGAAGAGGAGAAAGAACGCGAGAGCAGTACCGAGAGCAAGTCGTCGAGCAACGCGTCGCCGGCGAGCACGCAGGCCGCGCTCAACGTCATCCAGCGCCGGCGCCGGCCGAAGCGACGCTCCACCGGCGTCGGACACGTCGATATGGAT GACATTGTAAATGACCGCGGCGGGGGCGGCGAGGGCGCCGACGCGGATACCGAAGCACCACCG TCTGGCAGCGAACGCACAGAGGAGGGCGAAGACAAGGACTACAAGGCGCTGTACGAGGCGTCCGCGAGCGAGGTGCGCCGCCTGCGCGCGCTGCTCGCCACCTCCGAGCAGCAGCTGCGCGAGGCACGCGCCACCATCACCAGGCTCACTCAAGTG AATCAAAACTCGTTGTCTGAAATCGAGAAACGAGAAAAAAGGGCCATGGAAAGGAAATTATCAGAGATGGAGGAAGAATTAAAG CAATTGCAAAAGCTAAAAGCCGAGAACGAAAGGCTGAGGGCTGAGAATCGTGCCCTTACGCGGGTCGTGAGCAAATTGACCAACTCTGCCGCCAAATAG
- the LOC113508672 gene encoding protein phosphatase 1 regulatory subunit 12B isoform X1 codes for MTDNRSSSALFKRAEQLKRWEESDTNKQSPTPRRASRVQFSSGIVFLAACTAGDKDEVQRLLKRGADINTANVDGLTALHQACIDDNLDMVEFLVTHGADVNRGDNEGWTPLHATASCGFLSIARYLLENGADVAAVNYDGEVPVDISESDAMADLLQKIIDEKGKGVDCEKSRNAEVDTLLSDARNWAANGYVEVRDLNGGTPLHVAAAKGYIDVAKILLEDCNADPDAFDYEGWTPLHAAALWGQKEAFALLLKYGADPLIKNYSGQTCMDLVDPGMSAWLADALNMQRRMNNNNNKRKRTPPQHEAKGDIEITPQSDKVVNDKQLAIPEIIKTEGKPPRGRPPSPDSTETESSPEEAPSWRRSASFRNRQQDTPRDNNKAANNVVDDTILRRTHSFENDKSFYQRYRDVTARIKASSCPSIPPPQPAGEKKNTQEHTNNATESTNDDVQTRINPTDRRERDVNTWSGPTTTTPNASPTNTTTTTTVRSSSESVESNTSNSSPSSTTPTKLSPGNIFKNFFKSFVPPVRDEESETQRKAHAKRVRETRRSTQGVTLDEIKSAEQLVKKKAGNGTTESPSPGAQKKEEAPAAAAPPTAATALPQDNGATARPSGEAAVSLALASVTATATATIAANSERRPSWRLRLDPTNKFELEDAGRASPRTAATAAEATVTLPYRRLPASSNTNTTTSLPKDENRTEFTGEEEKERESSTESKSSSNASPASTQAALNVIQRRRRPKRRSTGVGHVDMDDIVNDRGGGGEGADADTEAPPSGSERTEEGEDKDYKALYEASASEVRRLRALLATSEQQLREARATITRLTQVNQNSLSEIEKREKRAMERKLSEMEEELKQLQKLKAENERLRAENRALTRVVSKLTNSAAK; via the exons GCATGCATAGACGACAACCTGGATATGGTGGAGTTCCTCGTGACCCACGGCGCTGATGTGAACCGTGGAGACAACGAGGGCTGGACTCCTCTGCACGCTACCGCTTCATGCGGCTTTCTCAGCATAGCTAG ATACCTCTTGGAGAACGGTGCGGACGTGGCTGCCGTCAACTACGATGGCGAGGTCCCAGTCGACATCTCCGAGAGCGATGCCATGGCTGACCTGCTACAGAAGATTATCGACGAGAAAGGTAAAG GTGTTGACTGCGAGAAGTCTCGCAATGCCGAAGTGGACACGCTGCTGAGCGACGCCCGTAACTGGGCGGCAAACGGCTACGTCGAAGTCAGGGACCTGAACGGAGGCACCCCGCTTCACGTTGCCGCAGCTAAGGGATACATTGAT GTTGCTAAGATCCTCCTTGAGGATTGCAACGCTGATCCCGATGCATTCGATTATGAGGGCTGGACGCCGCTCCACGCGGCCGCGCTCTGGGGACAGAAGGAAGCCTTCGCGCTCCTACTCAAGTATGGAGCAGATCCTCTCATCAAGAACTACTCA GGCCAGACCTGCATGGACCTAGTCGACCCCGGCATGTCCGCATGGCTCGCGGACGCGCTCAACATGCAGCGCCGCatgaacaacaacaacaacaaacgCAAACGCACGCCGCCGCAGCACGAAGCCAAGGGCGACATCGAGATCACGCCGCAATCCGACAAAGTTGTCAATG ACAAGCAGCTCGCTATCCCGGAGATCATAAAGACGGAGGGCAAGCCGCCGCGGGGCCGGCCGCCGTCGCCGGACTCCACCGAGACCGAGTCCTCGCCCGAAGAGGCTCCCTCTTGGCGCCGATCCGCCTCCTTCCGTAATAGGCAGCAAGATACGCCTA gAGATAATAACAAGGCAGCCAACAACGTAGTCGATGACACCATACTCAGGAGGACACATAGCTTTGAGAACGACAAGAG CTTCTACCAGCGGTATCGTGACGTGACGGCACGCATAAAGGCGTCGTCCTGTCCCTCAATACCGCCACCGCAGCCCGCAGGCGAGAAGAAAAATACTCAAGAACACACTAACAATGCGACAGAGAGTACTAACGACGATGTACAAACAAG AATAAACCCAACGGATAGACGAGAGCGAGACGTGAACACTTGGAGCGGGCCGACGACAACCACGCCCAACGCGAGTCCGACAAACACGACGACTACGACAACCGTCAGAAG TTCGTCGGAGAGCGTAGAGTCGAACACTAGCAATTCGTCACCGAGCTCGACCACGCCCACCAAATTGTCTCCAGGGAACATATTCAAGAACTTCTTCAA GTCGTTCGTTCCTCCCGTCCGAGACGAGGAAAGCGAAACTCAAAGGAAAGCGCACGCGAAACGCGTTCGTGAGACGCGACGATCAACTCAAGGTGTTACGTTGGACGAGATCAAGTCAGCTGAGCAGTTGGTGAAGAAGAAGGCTGGTAATGGCACGACCGAGAGTCCCTCACCCGGGGCCCAGAAGAAGGAGGAGGCGCCAGCGGCCGCCGCGCCCCCGACCGCTGCAACGGCCTTGCCACAAGACAATGGAGCGACG GCGCGCCCGAGCGGTGAGGCGGCGGTGTCGTTAGCGCTGGCGTCCGTGACCGCGACGGCCACCGCCACCATCGCCGCCAACAGCGAGCGCCGCCCCTCGTGGCGGCTAAGACTCGACCCCACTAATAAG TTTGAGCTAGAGGACGCGGGTCGGGCGTCACCGCGCACGGCCGCGACGGCGGCGGAGGCCACCGTCACGCTGCCGTACCGCAGGCTGCCCGCCAGCTCCAACACGAATACCACCACCTCCTTGCCAAAAGACGAGAACAGGACAG AATTCACTGGCGAAGAGGAGAAAGAACGCGAGAGCAGTACCGAGAGCAAGTCGTCGAGCAACGCGTCGCCGGCGAGCACGCAGGCCGCGCTCAACGTCATCCAGCGCCGGCGCCGGCCGAAGCGACGCTCCACCGGCGTCGGACACGTCGATATGGAT GACATTGTAAATGACCGCGGCGGGGGCGGCGAGGGCGCCGACGCGGATACCGAAGCACCACCG TCTGGCAGCGAACGCACAGAGGAGGGCGAAGACAAGGACTACAAGGCGCTGTACGAGGCGTCCGCGAGCGAGGTGCGCCGCCTGCGCGCGCTGCTCGCCACCTCCGAGCAGCAGCTGCGCGAGGCACGCGCCACCATCACCAGGCTCACTCAAGTG AATCAAAACTCGTTGTCTGAAATCGAGAAACGAGAAAAAAGGGCCATGGAAAGGAAATTATCAGAGATGGAGGAAGAATTAAAG CAATTGCAAAAGCTAAAAGCCGAGAACGAAAGGCTGAGGGCTGAGAATCGTGCCCTTACGCGGGTCGTGAGCAAATTGACCAACTCTGCCGCCAAATAG